The window ACCCGTGGGATGATGAGGCATTGGAACGCGCGAAGAGCGAGAACAAACTTATTTTTCTCTCTGTCGGCTATTCCACGTGCTACTGGTGCCACGTCATGGAGCGGGAGGTTTTCTCGAACCCCGAAATCGCTGAGATGATGAATAAAGACTTCATCAATATCAAAATTGATCGGGAAGAACGTCCAGATCTCGATGAAATCTATATGACAGCCACTCAGCTCCTAACGCAACGCGGCGGATGGCCCAACTCTGTTTTCCTCACCCCTGATTTGAAACCGTTTTATGCAGGCACCTATTTCCCGCCAACAGATATGCCGGGTAGACCGGGATTCCCAACTATCCTTGACGCGGTTCATGAAGCATGGGTTACGCGAGAAGACGAGGTCATCGCATCCGCCAACCAGATTTCAGAAACGATTGCGATGGCGACGAGTAG of the Candidatus Poribacteria bacterium genome contains:
- a CDS encoding thioredoxin domain-containing protein, which encodes MKQINWKWFLRSILLLNIVLMASADEGALKNPDGSWKWTNRLVHETSPYLLLHAHNPVDWYPWDDEALERAKSENKLIFLSVGYSTCYWCHVMEREVFSNPEIAEMMNKDFINIKIDREERPDLDEIYMTATQLLTQRGGWPNSVFLTPDLKPFYAGTYFPPTDMPGRPGFPTILDAVHEAWVTREDEVIASANQISETIAMATSRVFTSLTAKPLSRSLITGALNYLQTNYSRTYGGFGTAPKFPNPANLELLLSEYQRGSGLQTPPTGDGSYQ